In Moorena sp. SIOASIH, the following proteins share a genomic window:
- a CDS encoding mandelate racemase/muconate lactonizing enzyme family protein has translation MKISRISVYQVTLPLEHPYRLSGGRLYFDKLDSTIVAIDTDEGIRGWGEGCPWGSTYLPAFAGGVRAGIEELAPQLLGLDPRRTDFIYRTMDIALPGHPYIKSALDMACWDILGKATGLALCELFGGRLDQPVIIQDLISTGTPEEMIESIARGQQKGYTIHSCKIGADVALDIERIKAIGAYLPANESATFDVNRAWLVDEGMRVMNSITEPILYFEQPCETYEECLQLRRVTSHPIILDECIQQYGDIVRAQADGACEAIGLKINRVGGLTKAKRIRDFCVETGIRMNIEETGGSVIADTGAVHLAQSTPETHLRATWLCHDMLTVETATGGARNQGGKTFAPEAPGLGVEPILDVLGEAIAVYE, from the coding sequence ATGAAAATCTCTCGTATTTCCGTCTATCAAGTAACCTTACCTCTAGAGCATCCTTACCGGCTATCAGGGGGTAGGTTGTATTTTGATAAACTTGATTCCACCATAGTTGCTATCGATACAGATGAAGGAATCCGAGGTTGGGGAGAAGGATGTCCTTGGGGTTCAACTTATTTACCCGCTTTTGCCGGAGGTGTCAGGGCTGGAATTGAAGAGTTAGCTCCTCAACTCCTTGGACTCGATCCCAGACGTACGGATTTTATCTATCGGACGATGGATATTGCTCTACCGGGTCATCCCTACATTAAATCAGCGCTGGATATGGCTTGTTGGGATATCCTCGGCAAAGCAACGGGGCTAGCGCTTTGTGAACTGTTTGGTGGTCGTTTAGACCAACCAGTGATCATCCAAGATCTGATTTCCACCGGTACCCCAGAAGAAATGATCGAATCGATCGCCAGAGGTCAACAAAAAGGCTACACCATCCATAGTTGTAAGATTGGAGCAGATGTGGCTCTAGACATTGAGAGAATTAAAGCGATTGGTGCTTATTTACCTGCCAATGAAAGTGCAACCTTTGATGTGAATCGAGCTTGGTTAGTAGATGAAGGGATGCGGGTGATGAACTCAATAACGGAGCCAATTCTGTATTTTGAACAGCCCTGTGAAACCTATGAAGAATGTCTGCAACTGCGTCGAGTGACTTCTCATCCCATTATCCTAGATGAATGTATTCAGCAGTATGGGGATATTGTCCGTGCTCAAGCAGACGGTGCTTGTGAGGCAATTGGGCTGAAGATTAATCGGGTTGGTGGTTTAACTAAAGCCAAGCGCATCCGAGACTTTTGTGTGGAAACGGGGATTCGGATGAATATTGAAGAAACTGGTGGTAGTGTAATTGCAGATACCGGAGCCGTACATCTGGCTCAGAGTACCCCAGAAACCCACTTGCGTGCAACTTGGTTATGCCATGATATGCTCACGGTTGAAACAGCCACAGGTGGTGCGCGGAATCAAGGGGGTAAGACTTTTGCGCCAGAAGCTCCAGGGCTTGGTGTAGAGCCAATACTTGATGTTTTGGGTGAAGCGATCGCGGTGTATGAATAG
- a CDS encoding S8 family peptidase translates to MRKFLILCLFVIGLGFALFNFKGLANQGNFESIVIDFREDIPAAQLNEQLQAIAQQYEVNPQLNSEFSAADHIYILKGDKQLLNTLKQSGLSQATEYIEPNYTYSAFEVPNDPDYGKQWNLRSINVESAWDDTKGSGVTVAVIDTGISAVPDLKDTEFVEGYDFVNDRIEAWDDQGHGTHVAGTIAQSTNNGYGVAGIAYEASLMPLKVLAASGGGTVADIAEAIRFAADHEVDVINMSLGGAGESNLMAEAIDYAYHKGVVLVAAAGNSNQNAAAYPARYPHVIGVSALDSAGLKAPYSNFGAGVDISAPGGSENGKILQETIDGETGSPVFAGFQGTSMASPHVAGVAALIKASGIQDPADVLNVLKQSTRAIEDDPLNHYGAGQLDAGAAVKLALKGQITFQDFFRWLRDNGYLNPRFWIDGGVIALWPKIAMVLGSYLLAWFLRNYFPFTWSWSLATGLVAGSSGLFFLKGLYIFDLPQWPFRVMGSSIPELGSAIGSSSFLNPLFASVVIPFILIALLLGHPQWKWLAVGSALGVASCLAVSAVVSPELIWLGGGVLSRVFLIANALLCFGLAYLAVQGEKQSA, encoded by the coding sequence ATGAGAAAATTTTTGATATTGTGTCTGTTTGTAATAGGGCTGGGTTTTGCCCTGTTTAACTTTAAAGGATTGGCAAATCAGGGGAATTTTGAGTCGATTGTGATCGACTTCCGGGAAGATATCCCAGCTGCTCAACTTAATGAGCAATTGCAAGCGATCGCACAACAATACGAGGTTAATCCCCAACTCAATAGTGAATTTTCAGCAGCGGATCACATTTATATCCTAAAAGGAGATAAACAACTGCTGAATACCCTGAAACAATCAGGACTCTCCCAAGCAACAGAATATATTGAACCGAACTATACCTATAGTGCCTTCGAGGTTCCCAATGACCCTGACTATGGCAAGCAGTGGAACCTGCGCAGCATTAATGTAGAATCTGCCTGGGATGACACCAAGGGTAGTGGCGTAACAGTAGCAGTGATTGACACTGGGATCAGCGCAGTCCCGGATTTGAAAGATACTGAATTTGTTGAAGGCTACGACTTTGTCAATGACCGGATTGAAGCATGGGATGATCAAGGTCACGGTACTCACGTAGCCGGTACCATTGCCCAATCTACCAACAATGGTTACGGTGTTGCCGGAATTGCTTACGAAGCTAGCCTGATGCCCCTAAAGGTATTGGCAGCCAGTGGTGGTGGTACAGTGGCTGATATTGCGGAAGCAATTCGCTTTGCCGCTGATCATGAGGTAGATGTAATCAACATGAGTTTAGGAGGGGCTGGTGAAAGCAATCTGATGGCAGAGGCAATCGACTATGCCTATCACAAAGGTGTTGTCCTAGTGGCTGCTGCTGGTAACTCTAACCAAAATGCTGCCGCTTATCCTGCCCGCTATCCCCATGTTATTGGTGTTTCTGCCCTTGATTCCGCAGGTCTGAAAGCTCCCTACTCTAACTTTGGTGCTGGGGTAGATATCTCAGCCCCTGGTGGCAGTGAAAATGGTAAGATTTTGCAAGAGACGATTGATGGAGAGACAGGCAGCCCCGTATTTGCTGGCTTCCAAGGCACCAGTATGGCATCGCCTCACGTTGCTGGTGTGGCAGCTTTAATCAAAGCTAGTGGGATTCAAGACCCTGCTGATGTGTTGAATGTACTCAAGCAGTCTACCCGAGCGATAGAAGATGACCCCCTAAACCACTATGGTGCTGGACAATTGGATGCTGGTGCTGCGGTTAAACTGGCTCTGAAAGGACAAATTACCTTCCAAGACTTCTTCCGCTGGTTACGGGATAACGGCTATCTCAATCCTCGCTTTTGGATTGACGGTGGTGTGATCGCCCTGTGGCCAAAGATTGCTATGGTACTAGGTTCCTACCTGTTGGCCTGGTTCTTGCGCAATTATTTTCCCTTTACTTGGAGTTGGTCCCTGGCCACTGGCTTAGTAGCCGGGAGTTCAGGATTATTCTTCCTGAAAGGTTTGTATATATTTGACTTACCCCAATGGCCCTTCCGAGTCATGGGCAGTTCGATTCCAGAATTGGGTAGCGCTATTGGCAGCAGCAGTTTTCTTAACCCTCTATTTGCCAGTGTTGTGATTCCATTTATATTAATCGCGCTACTGTTAGGACATCCCCAATGGAAGTGGTTAGCAGTTGGTTCAGCTCTCGGTGTGGCCAGTTGCCTAGCCGTGAGTGCTGTGGTCTCACCTGAGCTAATCTGGCTTGGAGGCGGGGTTTTGTCTCGGGTGTTCCTGATTGCCAATGCCTTGCTCTGTTTTGGACTAGCTTATTTAGCCGTTCAAGGGGAGAAACAATCAGCATGA
- the rodA gene encoding rod shape-determining protein RodA yields the protein MVQINKFRIRNSIRWRLFWAPWQELDWQLLFLTVGLTIFGAVMIRSAAIDNGEDYWLSHLLIGSIGLFIALFIARSRYQSLIQWHWLIYGITNLSLIAVMIIGASAKGAQRWVTIGGFNVQPSEFAKIGLIITLAAILHKRPATSIPAVIAALAVTILPWALVFGQPDLGTSLVFGAITLSMLYWANANPAWLVVLISPLVSAIVFSISLPAWYTWATVITLIAFLSLPWRWLGALGTLVINLVVGPLGKVFWNLLKDYQKDRLTLFLNPDLDPLGGGYHLIQSRIGIGAGQLWGRGLNQGTQTQLHFIPEQHTDFIFSAIGEELGFVGCLCILLALWWLCLRLVLIAQNAKDNFGSLVTIGVLSMIVFQTVINIGMTIGLAPITGIPLPLLSYGRSALLSNFLGLGLAQAVANYRQRLKFQ from the coding sequence ATGGTACAAATTAATAAATTTAGAATTAGAAATAGTATTCGTTGGCGGCTGTTTTGGGCCCCCTGGCAGGAATTAGACTGGCAACTGTTATTCCTGACTGTGGGGCTGACCATCTTTGGGGCAGTGATGATTCGCTCTGCAGCCATCGACAATGGTGAAGACTATTGGCTCTCCCACTTGCTCATTGGTAGTATTGGATTGTTCATCGCTCTATTCATTGCGCGATCGCGCTATCAATCCCTGATCCAATGGCATTGGTTAATTTACGGGATCACCAATCTGTCCTTAATTGCTGTAATGATTATCGGTGCTAGCGCTAAGGGGGCTCAGCGTTGGGTTACCATTGGAGGGTTTAATGTTCAACCCTCAGAATTTGCCAAGATCGGGTTGATTATTACTCTAGCTGCCATCTTGCACAAACGACCAGCTACTAGCATTCCAGCAGTAATAGCAGCTTTAGCAGTAACTATATTACCTTGGGCATTAGTGTTTGGACAGCCTGATCTGGGAACATCCTTGGTGTTTGGGGCAATTACCTTGAGTATGCTTTACTGGGCAAATGCCAATCCCGCCTGGTTGGTCGTGTTGATTTCCCCTCTGGTTTCAGCCATTGTCTTCAGTATATCTTTACCTGCATGGTATACCTGGGCTACAGTAATCACACTGATTGCCTTCCTCAGTCTCCCTTGGCGCTGGTTAGGAGCCTTGGGTACCCTGGTTATTAACCTAGTTGTCGGACCTTTAGGAAAAGTCTTCTGGAATCTATTAAAGGACTATCAAAAAGACCGATTAACGCTCTTTTTGAACCCCGATCTAGACCCTCTCGGAGGAGGGTATCACCTAATTCAGTCTCGGATTGGGATCGGTGCTGGTCAACTTTGGGGAAGGGGACTGAACCAGGGAACTCAAACTCAACTCCACTTTATCCCGGAACAGCATACTGACTTCATTTTCTCAGCCATTGGTGAAGAACTAGGCTTTGTAGGTTGCTTGTGTATTTTATTAGCCTTGTGGTGGTTGTGCCTACGCTTGGTGCTGATTGCTCAGAATGCTAAAGACAACTTTGGCTCTCTGGTAACAATTGGCGTTCTCTCAATGATTGTGTTTCAAACCGTGATCAACATTGGGATGACTATTGGCTTAGCTCCCATCACAGGAATTCCTCTACCTTTACTCAGTTACGGTCGTTCAGCCCTGCTAAGCAACTTTCTTGGCCTAGGGTTGGCCCAAGCAGTGGCCAATTATCGACAGCGATTGAAGTTTCAATGA
- a CDS encoding Mrp/NBP35 family ATP-binding protein, whose amino-acid sequence MLDTNSVLDVLRPVQDPELQKSLVELNMIRNVKVDNGTVSFTLVLTTPACPLREFIVEDCQKAVKQLSGVEEVVVDVTAETPQQKSLPDRTGIEGVKNILAISSGKGGVGKSTVAVNVAVALAQLGAKVGLLDADIYGPNAPAMLGLADAKVMVQKGKQGDVIEPAFNHGVKLVSMGFLIDPDQPVIWRGPMLNGIIRQFLYQVEWGELDYLIVDMPPGTGDAQLTLAQAVPMAGAVIVTTPQNVALLDSRRGLKMFEQMGVPVLGIIENMSYFIPPDLPDRQYDLFGSGGGEKTSKELGIPLLGCIPLEISLRQGGDQGLPIAVGNPESASAKALVAIASQIAAKVSIAALSN is encoded by the coding sequence ATGCTTGATACAAATTCAGTTTTAGACGTATTACGACCGGTACAAGACCCCGAACTCCAGAAGAGTTTAGTGGAATTAAATATGATCCGCAATGTCAAGGTTGACAACGGTACAGTCAGTTTTACCTTAGTGTTGACCACCCCAGCCTGTCCCTTGCGGGAATTTATTGTAGAGGATTGCCAGAAGGCAGTGAAACAACTATCGGGAGTAGAAGAGGTAGTGGTGGATGTTACCGCTGAAACACCTCAGCAAAAATCCTTGCCTGACCGCACTGGTATTGAGGGGGTAAAAAATATTTTAGCCATTTCCAGTGGTAAGGGTGGCGTCGGTAAGAGTACTGTTGCGGTAAATGTGGCAGTTGCTTTGGCTCAGTTGGGGGCTAAAGTCGGTCTCCTAGACGCTGATATCTATGGTCCCAATGCTCCAGCCATGCTGGGATTAGCTGATGCCAAAGTCATGGTTCAGAAAGGAAAACAGGGGGATGTGATCGAGCCAGCCTTCAACCACGGTGTCAAGCTAGTGTCCATGGGATTTCTAATTGATCCAGACCAGCCAGTTATTTGGCGCGGACCAATGTTAAATGGGATTATTCGCCAGTTCCTCTATCAGGTAGAGTGGGGTGAATTGGACTATCTGATTGTGGATATGCCACCAGGAACTGGGGATGCTCAGCTAACCTTAGCCCAAGCAGTACCGATGGCAGGAGCAGTAATTGTGACAACACCCCAAAATGTGGCTCTGTTAGACTCCCGCCGAGGGTTGAAAATGTTCGAGCAAATGGGAGTCCCCGTGTTGGGAATCATAGAAAATATGAGTTACTTTATCCCACCAGACTTGCCCGATCGTCAGTATGACCTGTTTGGCTCTGGAGGAGGTGAAAAAACATCAAAAGAACTAGGTATTCCCTTGCTCGGTTGTATTCCCCTAGAAATTTCCCTACGGCAGGGAGGAGATCAAGGATTGCCCATCGCTGTTGGTAATCCAGAGTCAGCCTCCGCTAAAGCACTGGTAGCGATCGCATCTCAGATTGCTGCCAAAGTTTCCATTGCTGCCCTGTCTAATTAA
- a CDS encoding DMT family transporter, whose product MKPWFIPTLGAILCWGAWAFLPKLSAQYISDGSGMVYQGLGGAIVATLIFLHLRDGLETHPGGIIAVIAGMLNFLGVLFYIKAVSKGSVAIVSTLSALYPLVVIVLGLVVLHETLTLKQSIGIGFALVAIAFGAAKPIALIAT is encoded by the coding sequence ATGAAACCATGGTTTATACCCACATTAGGCGCAATTTTGTGTTGGGGAGCTTGGGCCTTTTTGCCTAAACTTTCGGCTCAGTATATTAGCGATGGAAGTGGAATGGTCTATCAGGGATTAGGAGGAGCAATTGTTGCAACGCTTATCTTTCTGCATCTCAGGGATGGCCTGGAAACCCATCCAGGCGGGATTATAGCTGTAATTGCAGGAATGCTCAATTTTTTGGGAGTCCTATTTTATATCAAGGCAGTTTCTAAGGGGTCAGTAGCGATCGTTTCTACCCTATCTGCCCTTTATCCCTTAGTGGTCATTGTTCTGGGATTAGTTGTTTTGCACGAAACACTGACCCTGAAACAAAGCATTGGTATTGGTTTTGCCCTAGTTGCGATCGCCTTTGGCGCGGCGAAGCCGATCGCGCTAATTGCTACATAA
- a CDS encoding reverse transcriptase domain-containing protein, protein MVRHTKKICSELWKSQKWKQLRRHLFRLQRRLYKAVQAGDRQKARSLQKLILKSRSAQLLAIRQVTQLNQGKRTAGIDGKSSLDCRERFELLDNLNHYAYNWKHSELREIPIPKKNGKTRILKVPTIADRAWQCLIKYALEPAHEATFSADSYGFRPGRSAQDAQKRLFNHLKSDANGITKRVIELDIKKCFDRISHDSIMERLIAPQSIKSGVYRCLKAGINPEFPEQGAPQGGVVSPLLANVALNGIEDCHPSIRYADDMVIILKPKDNAGKILQKFKDFLAERKMEISEEKTKITKTTDGFDFLGWNIRVQKNGKFKSIPSEENHRTIRKKIKTVVNSSNYGAEVKAKKLAPIVRGWRNYHKNCDMSSSRDSLWFMNKTANRKFRKEKKVNRYQANELCDKAFPAVGYKQNKHVNVRGTKSPFDGDLVYWSKRNSKLYDNATSKTLTKQNHSCEHCGHKFLSDEYVHLHHVDGNHDNWKPKNLMAVHQSCHQEIHWSRPKGKSRD, encoded by the coding sequence ATGGTTAGACACACAAAAAAAATTTGTAGTGAACTATGGAAGAGTCAAAAGTGGAAACAACTCCGCCGCCACCTATTCCGCCTACAGAGGAGACTATACAAAGCAGTTCAAGCTGGCGACCGTCAGAAAGCTAGGTCTCTACAAAAACTGATTCTGAAATCTCGTTCAGCACAACTTTTGGCAATACGTCAAGTTACACAGCTAAATCAAGGCAAGAGGACAGCCGGTATTGATGGGAAGTCTTCCCTTGATTGCCGGGAGAGATTCGAGCTTCTAGATAACCTGAACCACTATGCCTATAATTGGAAGCATAGCGAATTAAGGGAAATACCCATTCCTAAGAAAAATGGAAAAACTCGAATCCTTAAAGTTCCTACAATCGCCGACAGAGCATGGCAATGTTTAATAAAATATGCTCTAGAACCAGCTCATGAAGCGACGTTCAGTGCTGACAGCTATGGATTTAGACCTGGTAGGAGCGCACAAGATGCGCAAAAACGCCTATTCAACCACCTAAAATCCGACGCCAACGGCATAACAAAAAGAGTAATCGAATTAGACATCAAGAAATGCTTCGACAGGATTTCACACGACTCTATAATGGAAAGGCTCATAGCCCCACAATCCATTAAATCAGGAGTATACCGATGCCTGAAAGCAGGCATAAATCCGGAATTTCCAGAACAAGGGGCTCCACAGGGAGGCGTCGTAAGTCCACTATTAGCAAATGTAGCCTTGAACGGCATAGAAGATTGTCACCCTTCGATACGATATGCGGACGACATGGTGATAATCCTCAAACCAAAAGATAACGCCGGAAAAATCCTTCAAAAATTCAAGGATTTCCTGGCCGAACGAAAAATGGAAATAAGTGAAGAAAAGACCAAGATAACCAAAACGACAGACGGATTTGACTTCCTGGGCTGGAACATTCGAGTCCAGAAAAACGGAAAGTTTAAAAGTATTCCCTCAGAGGAAAATCACAGAACAATCCGAAAGAAGATTAAAACCGTGGTCAACAGCTCGAATTATGGTGCAGAAGTTAAAGCCAAGAAATTAGCGCCGATTGTACGTGGATGGAGAAACTACCACAAAAACTGCGATATGAGCAGCAGCCGGGATAGTTTATGGTTCATGAATAAAACCGCAAACCGTAAATTCCGAAAGGAGAAAAAGGTAAACCGGTATCAAGCTAATGAACTATGTGATAAAGCCTTCCCAGCAGTGGGGTACAAACAAAACAAACACGTCAATGTCAGAGGGACTAAGTCCCCCTTCGACGGGGACTTAGTATACTGGAGCAAACGCAACAGTAAGCTCTATGATAACGCAACATCAAAAACTTTAACCAAGCAAAACCATTCCTGTGAACATTGCGGACACAAGTTCTTAAGCGACGAATATGTACACCTTCATCACGTCGATGGAAACCACGACAATTGGAAGCCAAAGAACTTAATGGCAGTTCACCAAAGCTGCCACCAAGAAATCCACTGGAGCAGGCCAAAAGGCAAGTCGAGAGACTGA
- a CDS encoding 2-oxoglutarate and iron-dependent oxygenase domain-containing protein: protein MNTLPIISLTKLKDLNGSNSGNEEHKRLYNICLEHGFFYLKDHGISADLVQQTIDSSRKFFQLPEDIKKAYGQDKQTVYPNTSRGYIPLYGETFHEDVGPDPKEVFDLGIEHPPSDKPFTGSTLIPDDTVAPGFAASHYQLQGEIMTKIVPHLLRALAVALNLDPNWFDPYFDDPILIHRANYYPSEYGIAGKHTDTGIFTVLIQEYFPTPSLRVYAKNAWIDAVCLQDAFVINLGDMLQYWTNGLFVSTAHEVIHTSPNSRVSIPVFVFPNSHTIIEPMGTNEKINSTDIMLENFNSVWVTKTGAGRARELKYSENEKTRLARLPK, encoded by the coding sequence ATGAATACCTTACCCATAATCTCGTTAACAAAATTAAAAGACCTCAATGGTTCAAACTCAGGCAACGAAGAACACAAACGCCTCTACAACATCTGCTTAGAGCATGGATTTTTCTATTTGAAAGATCATGGCATTTCCGCCGATTTAGTTCAACAAACGATCGACAGCTCTCGTAAATTTTTCCAGTTGCCAGAGGACATTAAAAAAGCCTACGGCCAAGACAAACAAACCGTTTATCCCAACACCTCTAGGGGCTACATTCCCCTTTATGGCGAAACCTTCCATGAAGATGTTGGTCCTGATCCCAAGGAAGTTTTTGACCTTGGCATAGAACATCCACCTTCAGACAAGCCGTTTACTGGCTCTACCTTGATTCCTGATGATACTGTAGCCCCTGGTTTTGCTGCATCCCACTATCAGCTTCAAGGGGAAATTATGACTAAAATTGTTCCCCACCTTCTCAGGGCACTGGCTGTTGCCTTGAACCTTGACCCGAATTGGTTTGACCCTTATTTTGATGATCCAATCCTGATCCATCGAGCCAATTACTATCCTTCTGAGTATGGCATTGCCGGAAAACACACAGATACCGGCATCTTCACCGTGTTAATCCAAGAGTATTTCCCAACCCCTTCCCTACGGGTTTATGCCAAAAATGCCTGGATTGATGCGGTTTGTTTACAAGATGCTTTTGTGATTAATTTGGGGGATATGTTGCAATACTGGACCAATGGCTTATTTGTCAGCACTGCCCATGAAGTGATTCATACAAGCCCCAATAGTCGGGTTTCTATCCCTGTTTTTGTATTCCCTAATTCCCATACAATTATTGAGCCAATGGGAACCAATGAAAAGATTAATTCTACCGACATTATGCTGGAAAACTTTAATTCAGTTTGGGTGACTAAAACAGGGGCAGGTCGAGCTCGGGAATTAAAGTATTCTGAAAATGAAAAAACAAGACTAGCACGGTTACCAAAGTAG
- a CDS encoding HAS-barrel domain-containing protein has product MRLPLPQFTPSNRSEHHLAEVIETATTEFLAQCLEPEDLSFPVMPPFGSWVKSVDDESGNQIFAVVYYATTSPIDSVHRATALGLSLAELREQQPQIFAMLKTEFRAAIVGFMSAEEGVNGFSNHHGRVYQYLPPRPPQIHQPVYQCEPSEVIHFSEQLDFLRTLLEVNGAPVDPLTAAVIREVYRLRQTDRDWLVKAGRTLSVLLKDDYDRLRYILSQIHS; this is encoded by the coding sequence ATGCGCCTTCCCTTACCCCAGTTTACCCCCAGTAATCGCTCAGAACATCACCTTGCTGAGGTGATTGAAACAGCAACTACAGAATTTCTAGCTCAATGTTTAGAGCCAGAAGATCTAAGCTTTCCAGTCATGCCTCCCTTTGGCAGCTGGGTAAAATCTGTAGATGATGAGTCAGGTAATCAAATTTTTGCTGTAGTTTATTATGCTACCACTAGCCCGATTGACTCAGTTCATCGAGCAACAGCTTTAGGATTGTCACTGGCAGAATTACGTGAGCAGCAGCCTCAGATTTTCGCCATGCTCAAAACTGAGTTCCGTGCTGCCATCGTTGGATTTATGTCTGCCGAAGAGGGTGTGAATGGTTTTAGCAACCATCACGGTCGAGTCTATCAGTATCTTCCACCCCGTCCCCCGCAAATTCATCAACCTGTCTACCAGTGTGAACCATCAGAGGTTATTCACTTTAGTGAACAGTTGGATTTTTTGCGAACACTTTTGGAAGTGAATGGTGCCCCAGTAGACCCCCTGACAGCAGCTGTGATTAGGGAAGTTTATCGTCTTCGTCAGACTGACCGTGACTGGTTAGTCAAGGCCGGACGAACCTTGAGTGTCTTACTTAAGGATGATTATGACCGCTTGCGGTATATTTTGAGTCAGATTCATTCGTAG
- a CDS encoding NAD(P)H dehydrogenase subunit NdhS, with translation MIFPGSIVRVINVDDTYYRFEGLVQRVSDGKAAVLFEGGNWDKLVTFQLSEIEEVKPKIGKKG, from the coding sequence ATGATTTTTCCAGGTTCTATAGTTCGCGTAATTAATGTTGACGATACCTATTATCGCTTTGAGGGGCTAGTACAGCGCGTTAGTGATGGTAAAGCAGCTGTGCTGTTTGAAGGAGGTAACTGGGATAAATTAGTGACGTTTCAGCTGTCGGAAATCGAAGAGGTGAAACCAAAAATTGGTAAAAAGGGTTAG